In one window of Brachyhypopomus gauderio isolate BG-103 chromosome 16, BGAUD_0.2, whole genome shotgun sequence DNA:
- the LOC143478348 gene encoding olfactory receptor 1M1-like, with the protein MSFQNITRGNINEFIIGGFDTVQRPLAVGVVLLIMYVLVMIVNFANIYFIILDKRLHQPMYLFICNLAVVDMLYSTSSCPTMIGVLLVGCKTISYVPCIVQMFVFHLSNIMEMFAIAVMAFDRFIAIGSPLQYQSILTNVRCVLITMLLWMVACVVLIILPVTVLPLPLCQSTLKYLFCDYSAVVRASCVDPNPYFNTTSIISLFLIFGTFGFICFSYLKIIIVVVKMSSMSDKKKVFQTCFSHLIVIVCYYAPTFVLIVLTRIGVVLTLEERHGLMVGSILGPSLVNPFIYCLKTKEIRNKILRILSKVEPAF; encoded by the coding sequence ATGTCCTTTCAAAACATCACTAGAGGAAACATCAATGAATTCATTATTGGTGGATTTGACACTGTGCAAAGACCTTTAGCTGTTGGTGTTGTGCTGCTGATAATGTATGTTCTTGTTATGATTGTTAACTTTGCAAACATATATTTCATTATATTAGATAAGCGTCTGCACCAGCCAATGTATCTTTTTATCTGCAATCTAGCAGTTGTAGACATGCTGTACTCTACCAGTTCATGTCCAACTATGATAGGTGTTCTTTTAGTTGGCTGTAAAACTATCTCTTATGTACCATGCATTGTTCAGAtgtttgttttccatttgtctAACATCATGGAGATGTTTGCTATTGCCGTTATGGCATTCGATCGTTTCATTGCCATCGGAAGCCCTTTACAATATCAGTCTATTCTGACCAATGTCCGCTGTGTTCTAATCACCATGTTACTGTGGATGGTGGCTTGTGTTGTGCTGATCATACTGCCTGTTACTGTTCTTCCTCTACCACTATGTCAGTCAACTCTGAAATATCTCTTTTGCGACTATTCTGCTGTTGTGAGGGCAAGTTGTGTGGATCCTAATCCATATTTCAATACAACATCTATTATATccttatttttaatttttggaACCTTTGGTTTCATCTGTTTTTCCTATCTAAAGATAATTATTGTCGTTGTAAAAATGTCCTCAATGAGTGACAAGAAAAAAGTCTTCCAAACTTGCTTTAGTCACTTGATAGTTATAGTGTGCTACTATGCACCCACATTTGTTCTTATTGTCTTGACCAGAATCGGTGTAGTTTTAACACTGGAAGAACGCCATGGGTTGATGGTTGGGTCCATTCTCGGACCTTCTTTGGTAAATCCTTTCATATATTGCCTTAAAACCAAGGAGATCAGAAACAAAATATTGAGAATTCTCTCAAAAGTTGAGCCAGCATTTTGA